Sequence from the Erythrobacter insulae genome:
GAGATGCGGAATGCCAAGCATATCCAGCTTGCGGCGCACCTGTTTGACACGCTCTTGTTGCAGTTCGCGTTCTGCATCGCTGTTCTTCAGATGCCGGATGCTGGCCGCCGCGCCGGCCGCCACTGCGGGGGGAAGGGCGGTCGAGAAAATAAAACCGCTGGCAAAACTGCGGACAAAATCGACCAGGTTGCGGCTGGCAGCAATGTAACCGCCCATGACGCCAAACGCCTTGCCCAAAGTGCCTTCGATGACGGTGATCCGGTCCATCAGACCTTCACGCTCTGCAATGCCGCCGCCATGCTGGCCATACAGGCCAACGGCGTGGACTTCATCGATGTAGCTCATCGCGCCGTGTTTTTCACAAACATCGAGGATCTCGGCGATGGGGGCGATATCGCCATCCATCGAATAGACGCTTTCAAAGGCGACCAGTTTGGGCACCTCTGGCCCGAATTCGGACAGCATCCGGTCGAGATCCTCGACATCATTGTGCTTCCATACTTTGTAAGGTGCCCGGCTGTGCCGGATACCTTCGATCATAGAAGCGTGGTTGAGCGAGTCCGAGAAGACTACGCAGCCTGGGATCTTGGCCGCTAGCGTTCCCAAACCCGCCCAATTCGAAACATATCCAGAGGTAAAGAGCAGCGCGCTTTCCTTGCCATGCAAGTCGGCCAGCTCTGCCTCCAATTCGACGTGATAGTGGTTTGTGCCTGAAATGTTGCGGGTGCCGCCTGCACCAGCGCCGCATTCATCGAGGCTCGAATGCATCGCTTCGAGCACTTTGGGGTGTTGTCCCATCCCCAGATAATCGTTTGAACACCATACGGTGACGGCCTGCGTCTCTTCGCCGATAAAGCGGGTCGCATGCGGGAATTTGCCCCGATGCCGCTTGATATCGGTGAACACGCGGTATCGACCGTCTTCGCGAACGCTGTCCAGCTCGCTGGCGAAATAGGTTTCAAAATCCATGGGCTTCCCCTCTGTTTCCCGGCCAGTATTCATGTCTATTTCTCGATATTCGAATTAGGTTTGTTCGTCGGTGCCCGTGATGGCGCCGGTGTTGGTGCCAGTGTTGGCGCTAGTGTTGGGGCCAGTTTTGGTGAGCGCGATGGCGCCCGGCTTGGCATAGCCCAGCCCCACAGCATCCCGTCGCGAAACGGCAATGCCAAAAAGACGTGCTCCAGCGCGCCAAGAAGGCACAGCGTCGTCAGCAAGCTTGCACCGATCATTTCGGCACTGCCGATTGGCGCTGCCAAAGCAAGCGAGCCAAACCATGCTGCAACAGCCGAAATCGCCACAATGGATACTGCAAGCAGCACCGTCATCCGGTTCTGGCCAAAATAGGTTTTGAGATAGGCTAGATGTGCGGGCAACATTTCAGCGGTGGAATTGGGCACGCCGACATACATGTTGATTTTCGCCGACAGCCTAAGGCCGAACAGCATCACGAATACGGTTGCCCCGATCTGATTGGGCGCATTCCATGCAAGC
This genomic interval carries:
- the hemA gene encoding 5-aminolevulinate synthase; the protein is MDFETYFASELDSVREDGRYRVFTDIKRHRGKFPHATRFIGEETQAVTVWCSNDYLGMGQHPKVLEAMHSSLDECGAGAGGTRNISGTNHYHVELEAELADLHGKESALLFTSGYVSNWAGLGTLAAKIPGCVVFSDSLNHASMIEGIRHSRAPYKVWKHNDVEDLDRMLSEFGPEVPKLVAFESVYSMDGDIAPIAEILDVCEKHGAMSYIDEVHAVGLYGQHGGGIAEREGLMDRITVIEGTLGKAFGVMGGYIAASRNLVDFVRSFASGFIFSTALPPAVAAGAAASIRHLKNSDAERELQQERVKQVRRKLDMLGIPHLDNPSHIIPVMVGDAKKCKMISDWLMDNHGIYVQPINYPTVPVGTERLRLTPSPVHDDGDIDRLVNALSEIWSQCELARMSAAA
- the puhE gene encoding putative photosynthetic complex assembly protein PuhE, with the translated sequence MVSWSGHIVPFIVTIAIWFVATGLIAWADNRERATFSRSLVIGGVCGIAGLVAIVFASQTAAAWAVYLAFVGALMVWGWHEIGFLTGAAAGPRREPADVGLSGARRFAQASATVIHHEVALALTALLLISLAWNAPNQIGATVFVMLFGLRLSAKINMYVGVPNSTAEMLPAHLAYLKTYFGQNRMTVLLAVSIVAISAVAAWFGSLALAAPIGSAEMIGASLLTTLCLLGALEHVFLALPFRDGMLWGWAMPSRAPSRSPKLAPTLAPTLAPTPAPSRAPTNKPNSNIEK